From the genome of Amylibacter sp. IMCC11727:
CAGCGCCACGATACCCATGCTTAAGTTGCGATATTTCGCGTTTTCAAAGCCAGCGTCTTTGACCATTTGCAAAAATGTATCCTGATCGGGGAAACGGCGGATCGATTCGACGAGATATTGATAACTGTCTGCGTCATTGGCAATCACCTTGCCCATCTTTGGGATGACGTTGAACGAATATTTGTCATAGGCCCATTGCAGTGCTGGATTTGGAATTTGTGATAATTCCAAGACCATCAACCGCCCACCAGGTTTCAGTACGCGGTAAGCCTCGGCTAAGGCGTCAGCTGGGCGGGTAACATTTCGGATGCCAAGAGAGATGGTGTAAACATCAAAACTGTTGTCCGCAAAAGGCATGGCCATCGCATCCCCGCAAACCCAATCCAGACGGTCGGCCATATCCGCAGCTTCTGCCCGTTCACGCCCAGCGTCCAGCATACCTTGGGTCATATCAAAGACGGTGGCGTGGGCTTCGGGCGCACGTTTCAAAAACCGAAACGCAATATCCCCAGTGCCACCAGCCACATCCAACAGCTTTTGACCATTGCGCGGGGCAAGCCAATCCATCATCGCGTCTTTCCAGATGCGGTGGATGCCCATGGACATGGCATCGTTCATCACGTC
Proteins encoded in this window:
- the ubiE gene encoding bifunctional demethylmenaquinone methyltransferase/2-methoxy-6-polyprenyl-1,4-benzoquinol methylase UbiE, which encodes MTESQNTTHFGFKTVNETEKAGMVEGLFSSVASKYDVMNDAMSMGIHRIWKDAMMDWLAPRNGQKLLDVAGGTGDIAFRFLKRAPEAHATVFDMTQGMLDAGRERAEAADMADRLDWVCGDAMAMPFADNSFDVYTISLGIRNVTRPADALAEAYRVLKPGGRLMVLELSQIPNPALQWAYDKYSFNVIPKMGKVIANDADSYQYLVESIRRFPDQDTFLQMVKDAGFENAKYRNLSMGIVALHSGWKI